The nucleotide sequence CTATGAAGATTGCGGACTTTTAACACTAACACCCTTTCTCTAGCACAATATGGAATACTAATACTACTTTTGCATATTTACATGAATTTGAACTTGCATGAACATGTTTATAGAAAACAGTATAGCATCATAAATGGAACCAACTGAAATGATTATCTAAGCCTACCAATTCATGGTGCCAGAAGAGACAGCAAGTTTAGAAATAACTGAAGCCcatcagcattttttaaattttcaaaagccACTTATTTTGTAGTAAGTGCAGTTTCTCCTCTTGGCATATTCTAAACTATCATACCCACCGACAGTGTTGAAAGTCAGATCTCAGTTATCACATGTTAATCCCCAGATGTGAGGTTCAACACAGGACATCTAGACAGTAGCCATCAGACTCCTTCCTGCCACAATTACCCCCATTCTCTTTGTGACTGCGACATCAGTCAGTAGGACTCAGAATTGGGAAGGCCGCATGAGGCAAACTGTATCCCAAAGGTAAATATAAGTCAAAGCTGTGTTATATGTTGttctatgtgtatgcatgcttgcttTAAAACTAAGATTTGTCTGCTCAGAAGATTGAGGTGTTTACCATGGAGTCTCTTCAGCCCTCACCTGAAAAATGCCTTCCTCTGTGGGTCTTAGAGAATCCCACTCCGGAGAATCCAGGAACTGAAAGGGGAAGATGTGGTGCAGAAATTCGCCATCAACCGTCACTCTGATCCTAGCAAGACACAAGAACACCTCTTGTAAGGGCAGAAGAAAGTATGTACACACTTAGCTGTGTAGCGTGGGGGAATGTCCTTTAAGCCTCTGGTGACTTCTTCCCTGGTGAATTTGGAAGAACCAAATATTGAACGCAGATACTACCTTGGTACCCTAGAAGATCTGGGCATTGATGTTCCTCGTTTAGCATCTGGAATAGTTGTAGGGGAAACTCACCAAAAGAATCATCAGGGCGCACACGGATGCATTCTGTCCCCCTGGATATTGTGCTTTGGCACAAGACTTGCGTGTACTCAGATTTTCTGATTATGTGGAAGGGGGTTTAAGAGCATAGTGGAGATCTGCTATAAGCACCCCTGTGAGTCAAAGGTTTAATCTTTTCGTTTACATGAAAAACATATTATTGTTTGCCCCCTCAGACTTTTCCAAGGTTAGCGTTTATACATTCATACTCTTGAAATCATCGCTCCCACTTCACACAAGGGGGTGGATGTTAGAAACTACTAAATAAATTTgataatataaaatcaaaagtTCCCAGTTATGTAGAAGAATGCCAGAAAAGTCTACACAAAAATGCTTGTCTCCCAGTGAAGGGTCTATCCGTTCAAGCTGCTTCGTCCTTCTTGACATTCGGTGACTAGCTACAATGCAGCTCCTGCATCCACAGAACTAAACTCATGTATCGGTTTCATGACTTGTGAGCTTTATTTCTAAGATGAAAGACTAGATTATCTCCTGAGCCATGTAAACAATGTCCTCTAAATACCCACACCTATAATTCATGTCTCAAAGATTTCTCCAAGTCTCAGAGTGCTGAATGCCGCCCAGGACTATCCTGCCTCAAGATGGAAAAATACAGAGCAAAGAAACACAGACAACTGCTATAGGGAAGGACGGAGCATGGAGGGTACAAACCTTCCGGAGACAAGCATGGAGAGCCTATCAATGGACGTCTTCCCTTGCATGGCGTAACAGTGTTCCTTTTCCAGAGAAACCACTTCAGAGCTGAGAGCAATCGTTCTGAAGACGGGCAAAGGGATTCCGAGGGGCTTGAAAAGCGAGCTGTACAGCACCTGGAATTCTCGGGCAAACGTTATGCTGTGAACTTGATATGCAATGTGAACAAACTGCATGAAGCAGATCACAAACAGCACAAAATTCCAGGAAAATATGTCAGCAGCGCAGACGTCTACCCATGCCCAGACCGCGGAACACAGGAAACCCAGCCCCAGCAGACTGAAGACGTAAAGGAGCCCGAAGAACCCACTGCCGCCCATAAAACCTACTACAAACAAGATACTGGCGAGGTGGTAAATGGCGCCTTCGGCCTCTTGCTTCCAGGCCGTGCAGACTGGGTGCTCAGCCACCAGGCTCTTCCACAAACTTGAATTCTTTTCCATGGCTGTACCCTCTGCTTCCCTTGTCAGTTTACTTTAGATGACACTGAAGCCAGCAGTGGAGTCCTTTGCTTTTCCATCACTGAATGCTGCTTACTCCTCACAGAGCAGGGCATGCTGAAGCTGGCATGACGAGGGGTTTCGTGGGCACAGAGCCGAAAATCTACGGATTCAGTACCAGTTTCCTTAAGCTCATCTGGGCTCCTGATTTAGACCAAGTCCTCAAAGATTTCGCTATTTCCTGTGTAAGAGAAAAGGGACAGAAGATGATCTAATTGAGCAAATAGAATGAATGGTGCTTTACTTAATGAATCAACAGCCTTACTTATGCAAATTGACTTCCTATTGTTAGGAAATCAGGATGTTTTAGGCACAGATATTAATTAAATTTCTAATAAAAGCATATTTACTACAATTGGCtagctacttctttttttttgttaatgtatttttcttttatgtgcattggtgttttgcctgtatctATATCTgcatgagggtgttggatcccatgtaaatggagttgcagacagttgtgagcagctatgtggtgctgggaattgaacccatatCCGCTGGAAGGGCAGACAGtactcttaatcattgagccatctctccagccccagctagCTACTTCTTCTTCATCAGGGTGTGCAGGTTTAGTTTTTGCAAACTAGAgtctggtgcgggagaattgtctgtattctgtcaatcatgttttaatagacgctgactgtccaggcaggaagtataggcaggtcaaccagacaggaagtagaggtaaggtgatgagaacaagagaattttaggaaggaggaagcccattccccacagtccagcccagaccaccaaagaagcaagatgtgacctgcccctgAGAACGAACCTTAATTGAgtaattgcctccatcagatgaTGGAAGGCAAAtttgtgggggcattttcttggttagtgattgatgtggaagggcccggGCCACCGTGGATGGTGCCAGCCTTGGGCAGGTGGTCGGGAGTTATATGAGAAAGCTAAGTCagtaagccatggggaacaagtcaGTACCACGCTCCTCCATGGTCTCCTTCAGCTCTTGgctctcagttcctgccttgagctccagCCCTGAGTTCCCTCGATGATGGACACTAACTGTGAGGTGCagtgaaccctttcctccccaagtaaAGTTTCAGTCATAGCAACAGGCAGCAAACTAGGATGCTAGGTGACTAAATGCTTTATAGTCAGCTCGTCTCTATAGCAGTGGTCCAGAGTAACTCAGAATCACATGACACAGTGACTGAAATGGAGCATCACAGATTTCCCCCATATTAAATATAATGCATTTCAGATACTGAATAAGGATCACTGAGGGCAGTTCCCAGGGATGTGTATTTTGAACAAGCTCTCCATGTAATTATGATGAACCCGTAGACCTTCCAAGCTCCTCCTCTCTTGAGGGATACCGTCTGAATGCTACAGTATTTACACTTTATAGATGAAAAAATTGGGTCTCAGAGGAGCCAGGGTTACATCCAGGGTACGCAACGGTCACAGCAGAGCAGGATTTCAGCACAGGGTCCCTGTGCTGGATCCAGTCACACGGTCTTCCATGGAGGATGGTTTAAACCTGACCTTATAAGGGCCCcaaatagccaggcggtggtgacataatgcacgtctttaatcccagaattcgggaggcaaaggcgtgtggatctctgtgagtttgaagacaggctccaaagctacagagaaaccctgtcttgaaaaaccaaaaaaaaaaataaataaataaaaaataaaaataaggcccCAAACAAACCAGGAAACATAGGAAACGACAGATCTTTAAGAATGCATAATAGTTTGTGAACTGTTTAGTAAGATTCAGATAATAGTATAGGACAGCATAATTTTCTGGATCAGTGGTTCAGGTTAACATCAAATCCATATACATACTTATTAATTCCCATTACTTAAACATTTACCAGATGGTCAATGATATTATTGACTGTGCACCTCTACTCATGTATTCTCCACTCTTTCAGCCACTTTGTAAAAATGCTAACATGGGCCCTGGGTCTGGAGAGAACTGGGCATGGGATCTTTCATCCCACCACTTCCTCACTGCTGATGGCTCCATTTGCAAGGGTCCTCTAGGTTGAGTCATAAAGAACACTAACATGCAAGACCCTTGAACGTGGATGCTGTATGTACTGTCTTCTGGGACACCTGTTAAAGTCCCACGTATCACAGCTGTGTCTTGGAGGAAAGATCAACTCCACACACAGAACCGAACATGTCTTACTGAGTGGGAAGGCACAGGTCAGCACTCACGGAACCAGAAGCTGAATTGAAGGTGCCACTGTTGTTAGCGCGCCTCAACCTGAACCTTTCCTCAAGTAATGAGAGCCCCGCCAGGCGaatcagaaagaaggaaggagagaaagaggaaggaggtgggCAAGAATGGACAAAGGGCTTAGTAGATACACACCTTAGAGTGCCATTGGGATTTTCTCTCGTTTCAAAAGGCATTTCAAGCATCTCACAGACCTAGTCGATCTGTGAGACCCACGATGGGCAAGCCGACCGGCATTCTGAGCATGCTCAGCTTCTGCTCTTGGAAAAGCAACACACGCAATTCTCTACTACTCTGGCTGTCACAACAAGGGACAGCTTTTAAAATGCAAGGATGAGTGAGAACTGCAAATACCAGCCTGCAAATGTCACTCCTTCTGTTCTACTTTTAAAACCGGGATTCTCAACCCAGCCACGAAAACCAATATGAAAAGAATTGCTAGAAGGTCTCTGAACTGTGGTTTGAACTTCCTTAAAAATTTATAATCCTCAGCAAAACGTTAAGATGATCCTGGTAAAAAAAAGGCCATGTAAAACGCTTATAGTGAGTCagaagggagcacaggggagTCTCCCCCTTAAGATGCTTGCCTTGGAGGATATGTCcgggtctctgagttccagaagTTGATCCAGCATGGTTCTAGGAGGAGCTGTGCTTCCGGCCTACTTCTGTCGCGTTAGAGTTCCTACCAGGACTTCTCTCCGTCCTGGACACAGGACTGCTGAAGCATTTTGACTTGCCCTGATTGAATTACTCCACACCCACCCTGGTGTGTTTTTATCCAGTCACCACAACAGATGTACTTTATTAGAAGAGGAAGGACTGACAGGAGCAGGTGATGGGCAGGAAAGGGCCTCTGCCATGTGTCGCTATCGCTCTGATGGCCGAACATGATTCATCCGCCAGCTGCCTGACTCACAGACCCCCAGGCCTTGCCATGTTGTGTGTGAATAACTGCGGAGACGCCCAAGTACAAGGAACTTGTTTTGCTCACTAAGCTACAAATAGTGGAGACAAAGTCTAGCAAACTAACCAAGTACTTCCAGGTTTATCCAGTTCTGTGAATTATAAAGGAATAAGATGCATAAGAGGATAAGAGCATCCTCAGTGGCAGGCAGGATAATTTTGGTGGCACACTGATGAAGATTAGCCCAGACCTGCACATAGCTGCTTAGATCATTCACATTTATTATCTCACTGCCTGAGGGACACAGAATCTAAACCACCATGCAGGCATGGGGAGCTGGACACAGCCTGCTGAAGTCCTTGGGGAGCTTAACACTGCTTGGTGAAGTCCCTGGGGAGCTTGGCACAGCCTGGCAAAATCTTTGGTGAGCTGGGCACAGCTTGGTGAAGTACCTGGaaagctggaaacaacctggtGAAATCTCTGGGGAGCTGGGCACAGGCTCGTAAAGTCCCTGGGGAGCTGGGCACAGGCTCGTGAAGTCCCTGGGGAGCTGGGCACAGCCTGGCGAAGTCCCTGGGGAGCTGGGCACAGCCTGGTGAAGTCCCTGGCTGAAGGTGAAAGGGAAGTTAGTCACATCCTGTAGCATGGATGCTCCAATGTGTTAGAGTGTAGGGAACAGGTCTGCCAGGAAACTAAAGCACCTCTCAATGGATGTTTGAGACCTGCTATATCTGCTTATACTGCTCAATTCATAAGTCTGCTTCTGGAGACACAGTCAGTCACGAAACCATTTGCTGTGTTATTTAATGTTGACTGATTCTTCCCCTGAGATCTGAAATTCTAAAGGGCAGCAGGGCCAAAGACAGATGTTACTGTGTGCCTGACCCCTGGAATCcaggccagagacagatgttaCCGTGTGCATGGCATTCAGTGCGTGTTGGTTGAATATGCTGGGATATTCCAGTCCTAATGTGGAATGTTGAAATACCTTCTGTTTGCCCTACGGGCACAGACACAGGGTAGAGCCCAACCTCAGAGACGCTTCAGCACAAACATACTGATGAGTTGGGGAatctctccccaccccaaacATCTGGACCAACCCCAAATTCACAGGGAATCCTTGGCTGTGCCCAATCTCGAGCTCCTTAAGAACATTTCGTTCCTGGTATGATTAAGATAACAACTAGCCTGGTACCAGTGCTACTGAGTTAGTGTGCATTGCCAAGCAACCCACAAGTTCAAAATTCCAATATTCTACTCATTAATTAAAATCAGATCCCAACTTCAGTATGTGTTCCATATGTCAAGTTCTCAGTTTCTttagctgtcttttttttctacttatcCTCAAGATGGTACATTTACTAAGTACCTAGGTGCCaggcagatttttaaaaacaatctctcAGAACAACCCTGGGAGACAGGTAATTTTATCTCAATTTTACTGATGAGAATTTTGAAATTCAGAGAAGATATGTAAGTTGTTCAAGGTCAAACTGCTCAAACGTTACTTGCATTCCTTACCACACCAGTCTACTGCTGCCACACCTCACCAAGACTTAGAAGCCACAGCTCTCACTCTGCCCTCTGTTCTTGATGGGAACCTAGGACGCTGAGTCACCAATAAGCAGGGGAGCACCACCTATTCTTTCTGTTAACTTTAAGTGGCACCAGAAACTTCGGTAAGGTGGCAACTCCAGAAATCCCAACAGGCAGGATgatgaattagaggccagcctaggctacacagtgggaCTTGATCTAAAAAAGTAAATAGTAAGTAAACAAGCAGTAGTAGCCCTCCCCCATCCCAGGTATATTTATGACCTCCCCATCCatgggcttttgaccaggtttCTAGTACAAGGCACGAATTCCTTCCTGTTAAGCAGACCTCAACtctaatcagaaagcagttggttactcccataactgcaatgccactattgcaccagtgtgCACATTTTGCTTGGCAGGTCGGTATTGTGCCTTGCAGTGTTGACAGCTGGATAAGACAAGTGATGACTCTTCTACCCCAGCAGCCTGTACCTTCCATGGTCCCTTCCAGCACCGTGAGAGCgagccagcagggaggaagcttcctgcTCAGTTTCAActtaatttttctgtgttctatAACCAAAGTGTatggcatcttcagcaatagggtcttgtTGTCCAGGTCTGGGGCATAACTAACAGCAATGGTAATAGTCTGCATTGCTTTGGAGGCTTCTGGGGTCTCAGAAAGATTTGTCATGTCTATCTGTAGGATATTCCTTTCACAACATATAGCTACAGAAATGGCATTATCCACCCATGCTGGGTACTTCTGTTCAaaccatgtgtgtatatgtgtatgcaccacTGCACAGATGCGGAAGTCAGAAGATGACCTCAGGGCTTGTTCCTCCCCTTCCTTGTTTGAAACAGAGTCCCATTGTTGTTCTCTGTAGCATACACAAGGCTGGCTGGCCTGTAAGCTCCTGggaattctgtctctgcctcccactccaCTGTAGGAGCGCTGTgtttacagatacacacagatgcatCTGGCTTTTATGAGCTTTGGGGATTCAAACTAAATCCACTGAGCCCTggtttttcttaaattacataTCTTAATTAGCCTACGAAGTACTaggtttctgtatttctttttcatgtgttAGTTTTGGCTGACCAACCCCACACCCTCTCTCACCTTTCCGCCATTTGTATTCCTCTCATCCACCTTCACGTTGTCCCCCACACCAAGCCctgccctcttctagcttcccAGCTTCTGCAAACACACAAGTCTAGGAGAAAACCTACTACTGTTGTTTTACTAAGCGGACATATTatcaagctgccttctaaatattatGTTTACATCTGTGGATTAAGGCTCTCAGCCTCGGTCAAGGATGCTTGTTCTCACAGTGAGCAGTGGTTAATGCAAAGACTTAGAAACCATGAGGCAGTATGGCAGGGCAGTAAGTCTTCCAAAGCACTCACAACAGAGTCACCTTGACGGCCAAACTGCCAACTCTGTCCTTCTGATTCTAGCAAGCTCCAGGGCGATTCTTAGGCACCCTAATGTTAGATGATTGACATCTGAATTACCCTCATTTATTTAGACTTATCAGCTTGCTTCTCTGTTTGGTCATTCCAGAAGGACTTACTGCCCTGCCctgctgcctcctgggtgctacaCTCTGGGTCCCCAGCTGTGTCTCTGTGGGAGGTGTGCTGGCTCTAGTTCACCAGCTGTTGACTGGGCTAGCCAGTCCGTGTTTCTATTCACTAGGGCCCTGGTCTCACTGTGCCTGAAAGTATTGTGTGATTTTTAACCTTGTTTTCTAGCGGGTAAGTCAAGGGGTTGGGCAACACGTTACGAGTCCCTGTAATCTGAAACAAGTGACTCAGAGTAATATGGGATGAGATGGTTCCAAGCACTGGTCAAAACGTAGTGCTGACTTGCAGAGCTGACCCAGGATCTCATTAGGTCTGTGCTTGTGCCAACTTCAAAGACTGTTAACAGGCCTGCTACGTGCTCCAGCTGAGGGATGTTTTCAAGATCTTCTTGGGGATTTTGATAGGCCATTAAGGTGAAGAACTATGGTTAATccaagaggggaagaagggaaccAGAACATTCTGCAGAGAACAAGCTTTGGAttttaatctgcattttaaaGGGAATGTCAAGGCCCACATTCTCCTTCTTTGCTGCTAAGATTTGGTTCTGAGATGTCCACACAAAGACCAAGTCCCCCAGCTTGGTGCTACCAGGGTGGTGGCTGAAACTTCAAGAGGTGGGACAACTGAGAAGTTTCCAGCTATGGGGGCATGCCCTTGAAAGGGGTGTTGGCATCCAGCACtagccgtttttttttttttttctgtctggctACGAAGAGGTGAGCAGCTTTGCTTCATCACATCCCTCCTACCATGCTGCTTCACCACAGACCCCATAACAAAAgccctggggctgaagagatgattcaACAGGCAAGAGTGCTTGTTACTCAGTCATGAAGACTATATCAGCtacctttctattgctatgatagcACACCGTGGCCAAGGCAATGTTTACTTTGGggttcatggttccagagggttggaGCCCATGCCTATCATGGTGGTAAGAAGGGCAGCAAGCTGGCTGGTATGGTGCTGGACAGCAGCTGAAAGCTTACATCAGAGAGATAGCTTggagggcttttgaaaccttaaagcctaccctgagtgacacacctcctcctccaaggccacacttcctaatccttcccaaacagtttcatcAATAGAGATCAAGTGTTCAGACATAAAATCCCATGGGGGGCCATCCCACCTAAATCACTACAGGTCCAAGGTGTGCACCCTGGAGCCTATATtggatgtggtagtttgaatgtaattgccccccccataatctcatagggagtggcactataaggagatgtggctttgttggaggatgtgtgtcactgtgggttttgaggtttcttatgctcaggatactgtccagtgtctcagccaacttcctgttgcctgaaagtcACAATGTAGCCAGCACCACGTCTGTCTCCATGCTGGCATGCTccctatcatgatgataatgggctgaagctttgaaattttaagtaaaccattccaattaaatgttttctttctaagagtttctgtggtcatgatatctcttcacagcaataagaacccTAGCTAAGGCATTGGGTAGCATGCAAATGCCCATAACTCCAGATCAAGCTTTTTCAGCCTTCACTGGTacccctttcacacacacacacacacacacgttcaatCATATAGTCACAGAGATACATGAgtacagacataaataaaataaatcatttttaaagatagggtctcattttatagttctggctggcctgaacctGACCTGACtatgtagactagcctggcctctAGTTCATGTAGCTCTTTCTGccactgcctcttgagtgctgggattaaaggtatgagccaccatatccagccaccaaaaaataaataaataaaaaggataagcCAACCTCAGACTGAACTCTCCAAAGTTGTGAATGAACCTCCCCTCTTTGTAATTTGCTCACTCTTATACCTGTCACAGTAAAAGAAAGCCAGCACAAgtgtttccattttccttctttgcttaGCAAAGGAGGTGTTTTTGTTCCTCACGCTGATCATCCTAAAAGAGCCTAAGACTTGTGGATATTTCATAGTAAGTAAATCCACAGGCACTTGCTAGGTTGTAGCTATTTTAAGgtctcttaaattttttatttttcatcttatgTGTATGATttattgcctgcatgtatatttgtgcactatgtgcatgcctgatacctatggaggtcagaagagggcctcgGATCCCCTGAATTGGAGTTTCAGACAGTCACGAGTCTCCATATGGGTGGTTGGAACTGGATTCTCTAAACGTTCTTGACCAGAGTCGGGACTACGGGAACTGTGCTGGGAATGGTCAGCTGTTAGCCACACAAACGCAGCACATCTAGGGAGAACGCATTGTTCACGATGGTTCAAGACAGTAGAGAAATGAGAATGTGTTGCTCGTAATTCTTACTGATTACAGTTTGAAATGAGAGTGCTTTGGAGATAGTGAGTCAAACAAAATCTACCATTAAAGCTATTTccacctgttcttttttttttagtgttcaaagtgtgttttattattttcttttaattaattaattaattaatttattaaagatttctgtctcttccctgccaccgcctccaatatccctccccctcccctaataaactccccttctctcatcagcctgaagagcagaccgggttccctgtcctgtgggaagtccaaggacctctcacCTCTTTTCCGCCTGTTGTAAATAAATGTTGCCACTGGAAAAGTTAAAGATCATGTGTGTGTTGGAAGGGGTGGGGTGTAGACAAGGCTCAGTGTTaagctcactggctgctcttccagagaatctatGTTCAGTTGCCAGCAGCCACATGATGGTTCACTACCATCTATCCCTAAAGTTCGAGGGGATGTGACatactcttctgacctctgcgcAGAATACACACTCACGGTGCATggacatatgcaggcaaagcacgtaaaggtaaaaatagtaaaatctttgtaaaaagaTGTTGCTTGCATTCTATTTCTATTGAACAATGTTGGTAGGGAGTCTCTTTAGTAAGAAGAGGGGGTAGAGAAACTTGGCAAGATGCTGGCAAACAGTGCACATGTATAATGCATTAGCATATAAGTATGCAAGAATCCTCCAAGATCATGAAGAGAGAGCTGACAAAATGTGAAAGATGTTGGCTACAATATTTATGCGCCACAGGCAATCAGTTGCTAGCCAAGGCATTGGTGTCACCGTCTAGTTTCTGCTTACAGGAATGGCCAACACAGAGGCTATAGGCCCTTCTAATCTACCAAGGGAAgcataatttttccttttacattAGGAGAGTTTCACTTGTCCAAGTAATTATAATACTACTTAATTTTTTCATTCTATATTCTGATGATACTTCATCAAATGCATGAATATACTGAAATCAGACATCTCTGTGCCCTCCAGGGTTTGAGAGGGCTCACACCAGCGACGGCTCTCCCTTAGTGCATGGAGGAGACCCTGTCCTGTCGCTCTGCAGGCTGCACCGTGCATGGAGGAGACCCTGTCCTGTCGCTCTGCAGGCTGGGCTGCACCTTTTATCTTCCTCACTAAGCAGTGTGTAATATCCCTGAAAACATCACACTTTCTCCGATCCCTACATCACAGAGGGCATTCATCCCTGATTATCTGAGCCATGACTGTCTTCACATTTTATCACACACCTCAAAGATTCATCTGACCTCCCCATCCGTGTGTGTGCTCTATGAAGCTCCTCTATATAAATCCTCAGTATtcaccctccccatccctgtgCGTGCTCTATGTAGCTCCTCTATATAAATCCTCAGTATtcaccctccccatccctgtgCGTGCTCTATGATGCTCCTCTATATAAATCCTCAGTATtcaccctccccatccctgtgCGTGCTCTATGTAGCTCCTCTATATAAATCCTCAGTATtcaccctccccatccctgtgCGTGCTCTATGTAGCTCCTCTATATAAATCCTCAGTATCTGCACCCCCAT is from Microtus pennsylvanicus isolate mMicPen1 chromosome 1, mMicPen1.hap1, whole genome shotgun sequence and encodes:
- the Popdc3 gene encoding popeye domain-containing protein 3, whose protein sequence is MEKNSSLWKSLVAEHPVCTAWKQEAEGAIYHLASILFVVGFMGGSGFFGLLYVFSLLGLGFLCSAVWAWVDVCAADIFSWNFVLFVICFMQFVHIAYQVHSITFAREFQVLYSSLFKPLGIPLPVFRTIALSSEVVSLEKEHCYAMQGKTSIDRLSMLVSGRIRVTVDGEFLHHIFPFQFLDSPEWDSLRPTEEGIFQVTLTADTDCRYVSWRRKKLYLLFAQHRYISRLFSVLIGSDIADKLYALNDRVYTGRKHHYDIRLPNYYQMSSPDFSRSPLREQFCNSRQHCSK